Below is a window of Brachyspira hampsonii DNA.
ACTCCTTAAAATTTCAATCCTGCTTCACGAGCACCGTCAGCTAGGGATTTTATTTTTCCATGATATATATATCCGTTTCTGTCAAATACAACTTCATTTATATTTTTTTCTTTTGCTCTTGCGGCTAAAATTTTACCTATTTCTTTAGCTATATCCACATTTTTACCGCTTTTTAAATCTTTTTCCTGAGAAGATGCTGATGCTAAAGTTATACCTTTACTATCATCTATTATTTGAGCAGATACATATTTAAGACTTTTATGAACTGTAAGTCTTGGACGCTCTGAACTTCCTTCTATTTTTATACGAATACTTCTTTTTCTTCTTTCGCGTTGAGCTTTAATCTTTTCTCTTAAACTCATAAAAAACCCCTTACTTAGCAGCCTTTTTACTTTCTTTATATTTTACATGCTCGCCGTCAAATCTAACACCTTTACCTTTATAAGGTTCAACAGGTCTTTTCTTTTTGATATTCATAGCAAGCTCACCTACTTGTTCTTTATCATTGCCTTCGATAATTATTTTAGTATCTTTTTCTACTGTTACTTTAACACCTTCCGGTATTTTCATTTTCACATCACTAGAAAAGCCTAATTGCAATGTTATAGTATCTCCTTGAACATTAGAACGATAACCTGTACCTTCTAATTGAAGAACTTTTTTATATCCGTTAGTAACGCCTTCTATCATATTAGAAACGAGCTTCCACACTAGACCTAATTGTGCAGAATATTTAGCTCTATTTTCTTTAATAGCTTTCTCATCAGTACTTTCAATTTTAGGAGGTTTAACCCAAAGAGAATTATTTTCGAGTTCAATTATTATATAATCAAAAAACTCTCTTGTCAACTCCCCTCTTTTACCTTTTACGATTACTTTATGTCCGTCTATCTTAACTTCAACACCTTGAGGTATCGCTATAGGTTTATTTGCCAATCTACTCATTATTAATACCCTCTAATAATTTATTACCAAACGTGGCATAAAACTTCGCCGCCGACTTTTTCTTTTCTAGCCTCTTTATCTGTCATTACACCTTTACTTGTAGATATTACAGATATACCGAAACCATTTTTTACTTGAGGTATAGTATCTACTGATGTATAAACTCTTAAACCTGGAGTTGATACTCTTTGAATTCCTTCTATTACTGAACTTCCCTCATAATATTTCAAATCTATTTCTATGCGGAAGAAATTTTTATCTTTTACTTCTACTTTTTTGAAGTCATTAATATAACCTTCTTTCTTTAAAATTGCAAGTATATTTTCCATTTTTGTAGAAAAAGGTATAGCAACAGACTCTTTTTTTGCTCTACAACCATTTCTTATTATAGTTAAAGCATCTGCTATTGGATCATGTACACTCATTTATAATTCTCCTTAAATTACCAACTAGACTTAGTTACGCCCGGTATCAAACCTTTATTTGCTAAATCTCTAAAACATATTCTGCACATCTTGTACTGTCTTATATAAGCACGAGGTCTGCCGCATATTGGGCATCTGTTATATTGTCTTGTTTTATATTTTTGTTTTTTTGTAGCTTTAACTTTAAGTGCCAATCTAGCCATTATTTATTCTCCTGACTTTTAGGTGCTGCACGGAATGGCAAACCTACTCTTTCTAATAAAGTGCGTGCCATATCGTCATTATCTGCAGTAGTTACTATTGTTATATTTAAGCCTTTTACGGCATCTGTTTTATCAAAACTTATCTCTGGGAATATAGTATGTTCTTTTATTCCTAAGTTATAGTTGCCATTACCATCGAAACCTCTTCTAGGAATACCTTGGAAGTCTCTTACTCTTGGTAATGCTATGAATATTAATCTCTCTAAGAAGTCATACATTCTTTCGCCTCTTAAAGTTACTCTGCAGCCTATAGGCATTCCTTGTCTTAATTTGAAATTAGCTATAGACTTTTTAGCTCTTGTTACAACAGCTCTTTGTCCTGCTATTTGGCTTAGTTCTTCTACAGCAGAATCAACATATTTTTTGTCTGTTACAGCCTGAGTTACTCCCATATTGATTATAATTTTCTCTATTTTAGGGATAGCCATAGTAGAGCTTAAATTCATATCTTTTAGAAGAGACTGTTTAATTTCTTTTTCATACCTATCTTTCAATACTGACATAATTTATTTCTCCTACTTACTTATCAAGAACTTCGCCCGATTTTTTGGCATATCTTTTTAGTTTACCATCTACTTCTTTTCTTCCAACTCTAGTAGCTTTTCCAGCTTTGTTTACTACCATTACATTGGATATATGTATTGAAGCTTCTTTTTCAACTATACCGCCTTTTTGATTCTCTTGGCTTTTAGGCATAGTTTTTTTAACCATATTGATGTTTTTTACTAAAACTCTGCCTCTTGTTCTATCTACAGACAATACCTCTCCGCGTTCTCCGCTTTGCTCTCCAGCTATTACCTCAACAGTATCGCCTTTTTTTACTTTGTATTTTGTCTTACTTAAATCTTGTTTCTTTATCATAATTATATTACCTCTGGTGCAAGTGATACTATCTTCATAAAGCCTCTGTCTCTTAGTTCACGAGCTACCGGTCCGAATATACGTTTACCGCGTGGCTCTCTTTTATCGTCTACTATAACAGCAGCATTCTCGTCAAAACGAATATATGAACCGTCAGGGCGTCTAACTTCTTTTTTTACTCTTACTATTACGGCTTTTACTACTTTACCTTTTTCTATAGAGCAAGTAGGTATTATATCTGTTACAGAGCAAACAATTACATCACCTAAAGTAGCATATCTGCGTCTGCTTCCGCCTAATACCTTAATACATTTTAACTTTTTCACGCCAGTGTTGTCGGCTACATTAAGAGTACTTGGTACTTGTATCATAATTCTTACTCTCCTTCAACCTGTGAAGAAACTGCTGCTTCTGGAGCATGTTTTTCACGTTTTAATACGCTTTCTACATCGCTGTCTATAGAATCTTTATCTATACGCTCTGCTTTCTTGATTATTTTTGTTAATCTGAATTTTTTATCTTTACTAAGAGGTCTGCACTCTATCACTCTTACTAAATCGCCTTCATGACATTCATTTTTTTCATCATGAGCTTTATATCTTTTATTTTTACTAATAGTTTTACCATAAAGCGGGTGTTTCTGCTTGCTTTCTACTTTTACAACTATAGTTTTATCCATTTTATCAGAAACTACAATTCCCTCAAGTACTCTTTTATATTTTTTTGCTTTGCTTTCCACAGTAATACCTCACTATTTTTTTATGCCAAGTTCATGCTGACGAATAAATGTCTTAACTCTAGCTATATCTTTACGAGCTTTTTTAAGCTGATGTGTTTGTCTTGCATCACCAACTACTTTTTCAAATCTATGCTCTTGATATTCTTTTTCTAATTTTAGAAGTTCACCTTTAAGCTCTTCTAAACCTAATGACTTATAATCTTTTTTATCTTTAGCCATTATATAGCCTCCCTCTTAATGAACTTAGTTTTTATAGGGAGCTTAAAACCAGCTAGTCTGAAAGCTGATTGAGCTAACTCTTCTGGAACACCTGCTATTTCAAATATTACTTTTCCAGGTTTAACTACAGCTACCCAATATTCAACATTACCTTTACCTTTACCCATTCTAGTTTCAGCAGGTTTTTTAGTATAAGGTTTATCTGGAAATACTTTTATCCACATTTTACCTACACGTTTAACATGTCTTGATATAGCAATACGCGCAGCCTCAATTTGTCTATCTGTAAGCCATACAGGTTCTAATGCCATTAAGCCGTAATCTCCGAAAGTTAAATTACTTCCCCTCTTTGATTTGCCTTTCATTCTGCCTCTATGATGTTTACGATATTTCATTCTTGATGGTTGTAACATTATCTATCTCCTTTGGCACTGATAACTTTACCTGCATCATCTTGTTTATGTTCTTTTTTATCAAGAATTTCTCCCTTATAGATCCACACTTTTATTCCGATAATACCGAATGTAGTAAGTGCTTCTGCAGTGCCGTAATCTATATTAGCTCTTAATGTATGTAATGGTACTGAACCATTTTTGTATTGTTCTGTTCTAGCAATATCAGCTCCTGCTAAACGGCCAGAACACATAACTTTTATACCTTTAGCACCTTTTTTCATAGCTTGAGTTATAACGCTTTTCATAGCTCTTCTGAAAGCAACACGCATTTCTAATTGGCGAGCCACATTCTGTGCCGCTAAAGTAGCATCTAACTCTGCATCTCTGATTTCTGTAATAGAGAAATGAACTGGTTTTTTAACCATTTTCTGAACTGTTGTTTTTACAGTTTCAACTCTCTGACCTTTAGGTCCTATTACAACACCTGCTCTTGCAGTAGAGATGAAAATATTTATTCTATCTGGGAAACGAACTATTTGTATATCAGATATAGCAGGGTCAAAAGACTCTTTCTTTCCGCCTATTTTCTTTTGTTCTTCTTTTAATGTTTTATAATAGTAATTCATTATATAGCGTCTGATAGATAAATCTTCATGCAAGCTGTCTGCATAAGTTCTGCTATCTTCAAACCATTTACTAGACCAAGTTTTGTTAATTCCGAGTCTTAAGCCTATTGGACTAACCTTTTGACCCATAGTTTATACCTCCGCTGCTTTAGGTGCTTCTTCTGTTTTAGCACTTTTAGCTTTTAATTTTTTCTTTTCAGGTTTTTTATCATCACTTAAAATTATAGTAATATGTGAAAGTCTTTTTAATATTGGATCTGCACTGCCTCTGCTTGCTGCACGTATTCTTTTTAGAGTAGGTGCTTTATCTACATAAGCAGTTTTTACCCATAATGTATCCGGATTGATATTTCTTGATTGGAATATAGCATTAGCTATTCCGCTTTTAATAGCCTTTCTTAGAACTACTGATGACATCTGAGGCATTGCTGCAAGATTAGATATAGCATGGTTAACATACTCGCCTTTAACAAAAGGAAGAAGTCTTGCTACTTTTCTGCGGCCAATGCGTAAATAACGTACCTTTACTTTATAATCCATAGTCTAAATCCTTATTTCTTACCTACTTTAGCGGCACCTGCATGAGATATAAATTTTCTTGTTGGTGCAAATTCGCCTAGTTTATGACCTATCATATTTTCTTGTATATAAACTGCTACAAATGTTTTACCATTATGTACATTTATAGTGAAACCTATCATCTCTGGAATAATTGTTGAAGCACGGCTATAAGTTTTTATTTGGTGCTTGTTATCTCCAGCCTGTATTTTCTTAAAAAGATTTTTATCTACAAAAGGTCCTTTTTTTATAGAGCGAGACATTATTTTTTACCCCCTCTTCTTTTGATTATTAATCTGTCAGAATATTTATGTTTCTTTCTAGTCTTGTAACCCTTAGTAGGCACGCCTGTTGGTGAAACAGGGTGCGGATTACCTTGTCCGCTTTTACCTTCACCACCGCCATGTGGGTGATCTACTGGGTTCATTACAACACCTCTTACTTTTGGTCTTCTGCCTTTATGTCTTGTAGTACCAGCTTTACCATCAGTAGTATTGAAATGATCTAAGTTGCCAATCTGACCTATAGTAGCATAACAATTTTCTAAGATTCTTCTTTCTTCACCAGAACGAAGTCTTATTACACAATAACCGCCTGATTTAGCTGTTATTTGAGCACCACCGCCTGCTGCTCTAACAAGCTGACCGCCTTTTCCAGGAGTTATTTCAATGTTATGTATTATAGTACCTAATGGAATTTTTTTCAATGGTAAAGTACAGCCAACTTTAACTTTTGCATTTTCTCCGCTTACTACTCTATCACCTACATTAAGTCCCAATGGCCATATTATGTATCTTTTTTCGCCATCTGTATAGTGTAATAGTGCTATACGAGCAGTTCTGTTAGGATCATACTCTATAGAAACCACTTTAGCTTCTATATCATGCTTATCTCTTCTAAAATCTACAAATCTAAAAAGTTTTTTATGTCCGCCTCCGCGACGACGCATAGTTATACGACCATTAGAACCGCGTCCGCTTATACGCTTTTTTCCGCATACTAATGATTTGCAAGGCTCATTTGTCGTAATATCCGAAAAGTCCACTACTGTACGATAGCGTAAACTTGGTGTTGTCGGTTTAAATTTCTTAATAGCCATCGGTTATCCCTCATTATTTTACTATATCTATTGATTCTTTGCCGTCAAGAACTATTATCGCTTTTTTATAACTGCGTGTATATCCGCGTCTGCTCATTCTGCGATTTTTCTTTTTTGGCTTAACATTTATTATTTTACAATCTAGCGGATGCACATTAAATATCTTCTCAACCGCTTTCATCAATTCCTGCTTATTAGCATCCTGTCTTACTTTAAATACATAATAACGCTTCTCTGTTCCTCTAGGCTCAGTTCTAAGCATATTACTTTTTTCTGTAAGTATAGGTTCAATTAAAAGTGAATACATACTCATATTTTTTAACCCTTAATTCTAGCATTTAATTTAGATAAAGCTGTTTTAGTAAAATATACCTCATCAGCATAAAATAAAGGATGTATAGACATACTGTCTGCATTTACAAGCTTTAAATCTTTGATGTTTCTTAAAGATAATAACAATTTATTATAATTATCACCTAAAGATTCATCTTTACCTACTACAAATGCCACTTTTCTTGTATTTGGTTCTTTAACCTTACTTATAAAACTAGCCATTCTTTTTGTTTTTGGAGCATCAAAAGTGAAATCTTCAAAAACTTTAAGAACATTGTTTCCATATTTTAAAGATAAAACAGACAATAGAGCCTTACGTTTCATTTTCTTTGGCAATCTATAGCTATAATCGCGAGGCTTAGGTGTATGTGTTTTACCGCCGCCTACCCAAATTGGGGATCTTGTAGAACCTGCTCTAGCTCTACCTGTGCCTTTTTGTCTCCAAGGTTTTTTACCGCCTCCTGAAACTTCTGCTCTTGTTTTTGTAGAGTGAGTTCCTTGGCGTCTGTTAGCTAATTCATTTTTGATTGCTTCGTAAAGTAGATTATTGTTAACTTCTGATTTAAATATCTCATCAACAATCTCTAAATTGCCTACGCTATCTCCATTTTCATTTAGTATTACTACTTCCATTTTATCATCCTGTTATTATTTCACTCTATTAATTCATTGAGTTCTTTTTCTTATTGCGTTTTTTAGCTGCTGATGTTAATTTAACTATGCTATTAACTGCACCAGGTATAGCACCTTTAATCATAATCAAATTATCATCTGGTCTTATTTCAACCACCTTTAAATTCTGTATAGTAGTCAAAGTATTACCCATATGTCCAGGCATACCTTTACCTTTCCATACTCTTGCAGGATAACTGTTACATCCTATAGAACCTGCTCTTCTTCTGAAATTAGAACCGTGGCTCATAGGACCACCGTCATAATTATGTCTTTTCATTACGCCGGCAAAACCTCTACCCTTACTCAAAGAACTAACATCTATAAAATCGCCTGCTTGAAATATATCCGCTTTAAGCTCCTGACCTACTGTATAAGAGCTAGCATCGTCCATTCTGAACTCTTTTAAATATTTCTTAGGCTCTAAATTTGCTTTTTTAAACTGACCTATTTGAGGCTTTTTTAAATGCTTTTCTTTTACGGCACCATAGCCTAATTGAATAGCACTGTAGCCATCTTTCTCATTATCTCTTATCTGCATAACTGTGCATGGTCCAGCCTCTACTACTGTTACTGCTATAGCATTACCAGTCTCATCGAAAACTGTTGTCATACCCAATTTTTTGCCAATTATTCCTACCATCGGCGAATCCTCTATAATGATTTTACTTACTACTTTTTAATGTTTCAAACTATTACAGATAAAACGTAGTAAAGCTTTATCTTTAATATTTTTTAATTAAACGCTTATTTAAGCTGAACATCAACCCCAGCTGGAAGCGCCAATTTCTTAAGAGACTCTGTTGTCTGAGGTGTTACATCAAAGATATCTATTAATCTTTTATATATACGCATCTCAAATTGTTCTCTTGATTTAATATTTACATGCGGACTTCTTATTACTGTTACCTTACGAATACTTGTAGGCAATGGTATAGGTCCTGATACTCTAGCTCCTGTTTTCTTTACACTAGCTACTATAGACTGAGCTGATTGATCAATAAGCTCAATATCAAAGGCTTTTAGTTTAACTCGTATTTTCTGTTCTTTCATAGCTTGAATTACTCGCTTTCTCTTAATTTATTAAAGGGTATATCTTTAATTAAAAAGGCATACCCTTTTATTTCGCTCTAATTATTCTAATATTTTTGTTACAACACCGTTACCTACTGTTTTACCACCTTCACGAATAGCAAATCTTTGTTTTTCTTCCATAGCTATTGGAGTGATAAGTTCAATAGTTAAGTTAGCATTATCACCAGGCATAATCATTTGTGCACCTTCTGCTAAATTGATTACTCCTGTTACATCTGTTGTTCTGAAGTACATTTGTGGTCTGTAACCTGTTACGAAACCGCTGTGTCTTCCACCTTCTTCTTTTTTCAAGATGTAAACTTCAGCTTCGAATTTTTTATGAGGTGTAATTGTACCAGGTTTAGCTAATACTTGTCCTCTTTCTACTTCTTTACGCTCAATACCTCTTAAAAGACAGCCAACATTGTAACCTGCTATACCTACTACTTCTTTTTTGAACATTTCTACGCCTGTACAAGTAGTTTTCTTAGTAGGTCTTATTCCAACGATTTCAACTTCATTACCTTTTTCTATTTTACCTCTTTCAATTCTTCCTGTAACAACTGTACCTCTTCCAGGAATTGAGTATACATCTTCTATTGACATTAAGAAGTCTTTATCTACTTCACGAACTGGATCTGGAATATATGTATCTAATGCATTTAATAAGTCTATTATACATTTACAATCAGGATCAGTTCTAGGATCTTTACCTGCTTCAATAGCTTGAATAGCTTTAATAGCAGAACCTCTAATAATAGGAGTTTTAGATCCGTCAAAACCATAGTGGTCTAATACATCTATTACTTCTGCTTCTACGATTTCAGCCATTTCTGGGTCATCTAATTTATCACATTTGTTTAAGAATACTACGATGTAATTTACACCTACTTGTCTTGAAAGAAGTACGTGTTCTTTTGTTTGAGGCATTACACCGTCTTCTGCTGATACTACCAAGATAGCTCCGTCCATTTGTGCAGCACCTGTAATCATGTTTTTAATGTAGTCAGCGTGACCTGGACAGTCTACGTGTGCGTAGTGTCTGTGATCTGATTCATATTCAACGTGTGAAGTTGCGATTGTTAATATTTTTGTTGGGTCTCTTCTACCT
It encodes the following:
- the rplC gene encoding 50S ribosomal protein L3, which gives rise to MVGIIGKKLGMTTVFDETGNAIAVTVVEAGPCTVMQIRDNEKDGYSAIQLGYGAVKEKHLKKPQIGQFKKANLEPKKYLKEFRMDDASSYTVGQELKADIFQAGDFIDVSSLSKGRGFAGVMKRHNYDGGPMSHGSNFRRRAGSIGCNSYPARVWKGKGMPGHMGNTLTTIQNLKVVEIRPDDNLIMIKGAIPGAVNSIVKLTSAAKKRNKKKNSMN
- the rplV gene encoding 50S ribosomal protein L22; translation: MDYKVKVRYLRIGRRKVARLLPFVKGEYVNHAISNLAAMPQMSSVVLRKAIKSGIANAIFQSRNINPDTLWVKTAYVDKAPTLKRIRAASRGSADPILKRLSHITIILSDDKKPEKKKLKAKSAKTEEAPKAAEV
- a CDS encoding type Z 30S ribosomal protein S14 translates to MARLALKVKATKKQKYKTRQYNRCPICGRPRAYIRQYKMCRICFRDLANKGLIPGVTKSSW
- the rpsJ gene encoding 30S ribosomal protein S10, with protein sequence MKEQKIRVKLKAFDIELIDQSAQSIVASVKKTGARVSGPIPLPTSIRKVTVIRSPHVNIKSREQFEMRIYKRLIDIFDVTPQTTESLKKLALPAGVDVQLK
- the rplW gene encoding 50S ribosomal protein L23 yields the protein MYSLLIEPILTEKSNMLRTEPRGTEKRYYVFKVRQDANKQELMKAVEKIFNVHPLDCKIINVKPKKKNRRMSRRGYTRSYKKAIIVLDGKESIDIVK
- the rplD gene encoding 50S ribosomal protein L4, producing MEVVILNENGDSVGNLEIVDEIFKSEVNNNLLYEAIKNELANRRQGTHSTKTRAEVSGGGKKPWRQKGTGRARAGSTRSPIWVGGGKTHTPKPRDYSYRLPKKMKRKALLSVLSLKYGNNVLKVFEDFTFDAPKTKRMASFISKVKEPNTRKVAFVVGKDESLGDNYNKLLLSLRNIKDLKLVNADSMSIHPLFYADEVYFTKTALSKLNARIKG
- the rplX gene encoding 50S ribosomal protein L24; the protein is MIKKQDLSKTKYKVKKGDTVEVIAGEQSGERGEVLSVDRTRGRVLVKNINMVKKTMPKSQENQKGGIVEKEASIHISNVMVVNKAGKATRVGRKEVDGKLKRYAKKSGEVLDK
- the rpmC gene encoding 50S ribosomal protein L29 → MAKDKKDYKSLGLEELKGELLKLEKEYQEHRFEKVVGDARQTHQLKKARKDIARVKTFIRQHELGIKK
- the rpsC gene encoding 30S ribosomal protein S3, yielding MGQKVSPIGLRLGINKTWSSKWFEDSRTYADSLHEDLSIRRYIMNYYYKTLKEEQKKIGGKKESFDPAISDIQIVRFPDRINIFISTARAGVVIGPKGQRVETVKTTVQKMVKKPVHFSITEIRDAELDATLAAQNVARQLEMRVAFRRAMKSVITQAMKKGAKGIKVMCSGRLAGADIARTEQYKNGSVPLHTLRANIDYGTAEALTTFGIIGIKVWIYKGEILDKKEHKQDDAGKVISAKGDR
- the rpsH gene encoding 30S ribosomal protein S8, with amino-acid sequence MSVHDPIADALTIIRNGCRAKKESVAIPFSTKMENILAILKKEGYINDFKKVEVKDKNFFRIEIDLKYYEGSSVIEGIQRVSTPGLRVYTSVDTIPQVKNGFGISVISTSKGVMTDKEARKEKVGGEVLCHVW
- the rplB gene encoding 50S ribosomal protein L2, producing MAIKKFKPTTPSLRYRTVVDFSDITTNEPCKSLVCGKKRISGRGSNGRITMRRRGGGHKKLFRFVDFRRDKHDIEAKVVSIEYDPNRTARIALLHYTDGEKRYIIWPLGLNVGDRVVSGENAKVKVGCTLPLKKIPLGTIIHNIEITPGKGGQLVRAAGGGAQITAKSGGYCVIRLRSGEERRILENCYATIGQIGNLDHFNTTDGKAGTTRHKGRRPKVRGVVMNPVDHPHGGGEGKSGQGNPHPVSPTGVPTKGYKTRKKHKYSDRLIIKRRGGKK
- the rplR gene encoding 50S ribosomal protein L18, whose amino-acid sequence is MSLREKIKAQRERRKRSIRIKIEGSSERPRLTVHKSLKYVSAQIIDDSKGITLASASSQEKDLKSGKNVDIAKEIGKILAARAKEKNINEVVFDRNGYIYHGKIKSLADGAREAGLKF
- the rplF gene encoding 50S ribosomal protein L6, coding for MSRLANKPIAIPQGVEVKIDGHKVIVKGKRGELTREFFDYIIIELENNSLWVKPPKIESTDEKAIKENRAKYSAQLGLVWKLVSNMIEGVTNGYKKVLQLEGTGYRSNVQGDTITLQLGFSSDVKMKIPEGVKVTVEKDTKIIIEGNDKEQVGELAMNIKKKRPVEPYKGKGVRFDGEHVKYKESKKAAK
- the rplP gene encoding 50S ribosomal protein L16; amino-acid sequence: MLQPSRMKYRKHHRGRMKGKSKRGSNLTFGDYGLMALEPVWLTDRQIEAARIAISRHVKRVGKMWIKVFPDKPYTKKPAETRMGKGKGNVEYWVAVVKPGKVIFEIAGVPEELAQSAFRLAGFKLPIKTKFIKREAI
- the rplN gene encoding 50S ribosomal protein L14, encoding MIQVPSTLNVADNTGVKKLKCIKVLGGSRRRYATLGDVIVCSVTDIIPTCSIEKGKVVKAVIVRVKKEVRRPDGSYIRFDENAAVIVDDKREPRGKRIFGPVARELRDRGFMKIVSLAPEVI
- the tuf gene encoding elongation factor Tu is translated as MAKGTYEGTKTHVNVGTIGHVDHGKTTLTSAITAVSSAMFPATVQKVAYDSVAKASESQGRRDPTKILTIATSHVEYESDHRHYAHVDCPGHADYIKNMITGAAQMDGAILVVSAEDGVMPQTKEHVLLSRQVGVNYIVVFLNKCDKLDDPEMAEIVEAEVIDVLDHYGFDGSKTPIIRGSAIKAIQAIEAGKDPRTDPDCKCIIDLLNALDTYIPDPVREVDKDFLMSIEDVYSIPGRGTVVTGRIERGKIEKGNEVEIVGIRPTKKTTCTGVEMFKKEVVGIAGYNVGCLLRGIERKEVERGQVLAKPGTITPHKKFEAEVYILKKEEGGRHSGFVTGYRPQMYFRTTDVTGVINLAEGAQMIMPGDNANLTIELITPIAMEEKQRFAIREGGKTVGNGVVTKILE
- the rplE gene encoding 50S ribosomal protein L5, which translates into the protein MSVLKDRYEKEIKQSLLKDMNLSSTMAIPKIEKIIINMGVTQAVTDKKYVDSAVEELSQIAGQRAVVTRAKKSIANFKLRQGMPIGCRVTLRGERMYDFLERLIFIALPRVRDFQGIPRRGFDGNGNYNLGIKEHTIFPEISFDKTDAVKGLNITIVTTADNDDMARTLLERVGLPFRAAPKSQENK
- the rpsS gene encoding 30S ribosomal protein S19, producing the protein MSRSIKKGPFVDKNLFKKIQAGDNKHQIKTYSRASTIIPEMIGFTINVHNGKTFVAVYIQENMIGHKLGEFAPTRKFISHAGAAKVGKK